The following coding sequences lie in one Rutidosis leptorrhynchoides isolate AG116_Rl617_1_P2 chromosome 4, CSIRO_AGI_Rlap_v1, whole genome shotgun sequence genomic window:
- the LOC139844765 gene encoding uncharacterized protein, giving the protein MATSNSEWLQVYQNNFAGPSQQTNLRWSDDVVTHATTVTTTTTTSSSSVSNQLGRVIRPNNMRRRSRASRKTPTTLFNTDTTNFRAMVQQITGGTSFMTAHATTAPSRPLGGGYNVDSFGSNYYGTGSRILPATSSYNVEFLQPQHQQYYTMAADGDRASGDHQHGFCLEATRRFKDTV; this is encoded by the coding sequence ATGGCTACTTCAAATAGTGAGTGGCTCCAAGTTTACCAAAATAATTTTGCCGGACCATCGCAACAAACCAACTTGCGATGGTCCGATGATGTTGTCACCCACGCTACAACTGTCACCACCACTACCACTACTTCTAGTAGTAGTGTTAGTAATCAGTTGGGCCGTGTAATACGGCCCAACAACATGCGTCGGAGGTCTAGAGCTTCACGTAAGACCCCGACCACCTTATTCAATACTGACACCACCAACTTCCGTGCCATGGTGCAACAAATCACCGGTGGAACTTCATTTATGACTGCTCATGCTACAACGGCTCCTAGTCGGCCTTTAGGTGGTGGTTACAACGTTGATTCATTCGGTTCAAATTATTATGGGACAGGGTCAAGAATCTTGCCGGCTACTAGTAGTTATAACGTCGAGTTCTTGCAACCACAACATCAGCAATACTACACCATGGCGGCAGACGGTGATAGAGCTAGTGGTGATCATCAACATGGGTTTTGTTTAGAGGCTACAAGAAGGTTCAAGGACACTGTTTAA
- the LOC139839779 gene encoding casein kinase 1-like protein 10: protein MDNVIGGKYKLGRKIGSGSFGVLFLGVNVQSGEEVAVKLESMKTKHPQLHYEAKLYMLLQGGTGVPHLKWIGVEGEYNAMVIDLLGPSLEDLFNYCNRKFTLKTVLMLADQLISRVEYMHSRGFLHRDIRPDNFLMGLGRKANQVYIIDYGLAKKYRDLQTHKHIPYRENKNLTGTARYASVNTHLGIEQSRRDDLESLGYVLMYFLRGSLPWQGLKAGTKKQKYDKISEKKMLTPIEMLCKSYPTEFISYFHYCRSLRFDDKPDYSYLKRLFRDLFIREGYQFDYVFDWTILKYPQVGSGSSSRGRTVGKLPLNPGPSAERAEKTSVRPEGRDRVSGPVEAFARRNGDHSRHRSSEHATPSKELHGDSDRARIMRTSSTSKRAVISSSRPTSSGEPTDSRLNRLGSGSGRISTTQRLHSQPGFESKSSSFTRAVPSSRSGRDDAIRSFELLTIGKRK, encoded by the exons ATGGATAATGTAATTGGTGGGAAGTATAAGCTTGGTAGAAAGATTGGCAGTGGATCTTTTGGAGTACTTTTTTTGG GAGTAAATGTTCAAAGTGGAGAAGAAGTGGCTGTGAAGCtg GAATCTATGAAGACAAAACACCCCCAACTTCATTACGAGGCTAAATTATACATGCTTCTACAAGGAGGAA CGGGTGTACCTCATCTTAAATGGATTGGAGTTGAAGGCGAGTACAACGCTATGGTCATCGATCTTCTTGGACCAAGTTTagaagacttgtttaattattgtaATCGGAAGTTCACTTTAAAAACAGTTTTGATGCTTGCGGATCAGTTG ATAAGCAGAGTTGAATATATGCATTCTAGAGGTTTTCTTCACCGTGATATAAGGCCCGACAACTTTTTGATGGGTCTAGGACGAAAGGCTAATcag GTTTACATAATAGATTATGGGCTTGCAAAAAAGTACAGGGATCTTCAGACACACAAGCATATACCGTACAG GGAAAATAAAAATCTTACTGGTACTGCTCGTTACGCCAGTGTTAATACTCACCTTGGGATTG AACAAAGCAGAAGAGATGATCTAGAATCTCTTGGTTATGTGCTCATGTATTTCTTAAGAGGAAG CCTTCCTTGGCAGGGGCTGAAAGCCGGGACTAAGAAGCAGAAATACGATAAAATTAGTGAGAAAAAGATGCTCACTCCTATAGAG ATGCTATGCAAGTCTTATCCTACCGAATTCATATCTTATTTTCATTATTGTCGTTCATTGCGGTTTGATGACAAGCCTGATTATTCATATTTGAAAAGGCTTTTTCGGGATCTTTTCATTCGAGAAG GCTATCAGTTTGACTATGTTTTTGACTGGACCATTTTGAAGTATCCTCAAGTTGGTTCAGGTTCCAGCTCTAGAGGACGG ACGGTTGGAAAGCTACCACTGAATCCCGGGCCTTCAGCAGAAAGAGCAGAAAAAACTTCAG TGAGACCGGAGGGTCGAGATAGAGTGTCGGGCCCAGTTGAGGCTTTTGCTAGGCGCAATGGTGATCACTCGAGACACCGATCTTCGGAACATGCAACGCCGTCCAAAGAACTG CATGGTGATTCAGATAGAGCTCGCATCATGAGAACCAGTAGTACTTCAAAAAGAGCAGTCATATCGAGCAGCAGACCAACCTCATCCGGCGAACCCACTGACAGCCGATTAAACCGTCTAGGTTCAGGCAGTGGTCGCATATCGACCACTCAAAGGCTCCACTCTCAACCTGGATTCGAGTCCAAGTCATCATCTTTCACAAGGGCCGTACCCTCATCAAGAAGTGGTCGTGATGATGCTATTCGAAGCTTTGAGCTGCTAACTATTGGCAAGAGGAAATAG